The following proteins are encoded in a genomic region of Saccharopolyspora antimicrobica:
- a CDS encoding MarR family winged helix-turn-helix transcriptional regulator codes for MSEAPGNRLRMGELGSKMVFSSSRVTYQVKSMERRGLVLRQPGEDDKRVNYAVLTATGLETLREAGPSHVGQIQAIFTDDLDEHELRVLTEVFGRLRNRLLDSAEQETADG; via the coding sequence CTGTCCGAAGCGCCGGGCAACCGGCTGCGCATGGGCGAGCTGGGCAGCAAGATGGTGTTCTCATCGAGCCGGGTGACCTACCAGGTCAAGTCGATGGAGCGACGCGGTCTGGTGCTCCGGCAGCCCGGCGAGGACGACAAGCGGGTCAACTACGCGGTGCTCACCGCGACGGGTCTCGAAACGCTGCGCGAAGCCGGGCCGAGCCATGTCGGCCAGATCCAGGCGATCTTCACCGACGACCTCGACGAGCACGAACTGCGCGTGCTCACCGAGGTTTTCGGGCGGCTGCGAAACCGGTTGCTCGATTCGGCGGAGCAGGAAACCGCCGACGGCTAG
- a CDS encoding glycosyltransferase — protein MTGVVAIGADRDPQHWRGTRADNVHLTSFVQQRLLLAATDVFITHAGFNGTREALGAGVPMVTIPMFAEQPANAARVTELGAGVRIELERAAPQAIRSAVQQVLTDPSFRARARGVQRSMLALPPLSRITDDLTGLFG, from the coding sequence TCCTCAGCACTGGCGGGGAACTCGTGCCGACAACGTCCACCTGACCTCTTTCGTGCAGCAGAGGTTGTTGCTCGCGGCCACCGACGTGTTCATCACGCACGCGGGCTTCAACGGGACGCGCGAAGCCCTCGGCGCGGGGGTGCCCATGGTGACGATCCCCATGTTCGCCGAACAGCCCGCCAACGCCGCGCGAGTCACCGAACTCGGGGCCGGCGTCCGCATCGAGCTCGAACGCGCTGCTCCGCAAGCGATCCGTTCAGCGGTCCAGCAGGTCCTCACCGACCCGAGCTTCCGGGCGCGTGCCCGCGGAGTGCAGCGCAGCATGCTGGCGCTGCCGCCCCTGAGCCGGATCACCGACGACCTCACGGGCCTGTTCGGCTAG